A genomic stretch from Telopea speciosissima isolate NSW1024214 ecotype Mountain lineage chromosome 7, Tspe_v1, whole genome shotgun sequence includes:
- the LOC122669150 gene encoding ABSCISIC ACID-INSENSITIVE 5-like protein 2, whose product MGIQTMGSQGGGGGGGGQQLARQSSFYALTLDEVQNQLGDLGKPLSSMNLDELLKNVWTAEANQAMGMDAENVASAGQLVSASASTSLQRQASLTLITSLSKKTVDEVWRDIQQGQKKNTEEKKVQERQPTLGEMTLEDFLVKAGVVAEASTENQNAGPAMGADSMAVSPQSFPQQAQWLQYQLPSVQQQQQHPQQKMMGIYMPACPVPPPLTVSASPLLDVAYPDSQLAISPPLMGTLSDTQTPGRKRVAPGDVIEKTVERRQKRMIKNRESAARSRARKQAYTNELENKVSRLEEENERLKKQKELENMLPCAPPPEPKYQLRRTSSAPF is encoded by the exons ATGGGGATTCAGACAATGGGGTCtcaaggtggtggtggtggtggtggtgggcaACAGTTGGCTCGTCAAAGCTCGTTTTATGCACTTACTCTAGATGAGGTTCAGAATCAGTTAGGGGACTTGGGGAAACCGCTAAGCAGCATGAACTTGGATGAGCTTCTCAAGAATGTGTGGACGGCTGAGGCTAACCAGGCCATGGGAATGGATGCTGAGAATGTTGCCTCAGCTGGACAACTTGTTTCAGCTTCAGCTTCGACTTCGCTGCAGCGTCAGGCAAGCCTGACATTAATTACATCTCTAAGCAAGAAGACTGTTGATGAAGTCTGGAGAGATATCCAACAAGGGCAGAAGAAGAACACTGAAGAGAAAAAAGTCCAGGAAAGGCAGCCTACTTTGGGGGAGATGACATTGGAAGACTTCTTGGTGAAAGCAGGTGTTGTTGCTGAAGCTTCTACTGAGAATCAGAATGCTGGGCCTGCAATGGGAGCTGATTCAATGGCAGTGTCTCCACAAAGTTTCCCACAACAAGCTCAGTGGTTGCAGTACCAGCTCCCTTCagtgcagcagcagcaacaacatccGCAACAAAAGATGATGGGTATTTATATGCCAGCCTGTCCAGTTCCACCGCCTTTGACTGTGAGTGCAAGCCCGCTTCTGGATGTGGCGTATCCTGACAGCCAATTGGCCATATCACCCCCTTTGATGGGCACATTATCAGATACACAGACACCGGGCCGGAAACGGGTTGCCCCAGGAGATGTCATTGAGAAGACTGTTGAGAGGAGGCAGAAGAGAATGATCAAGAATAGAGAGTCTGCAGCCCGATCACGAGCGAGGAAGCAG GCATACACAAATGAGCTGGAGAACAAAGTTTCGCGTCTGGAAGAGGAGAATGAAAGGCTTAAGAAACAAAAG GAACTGGAAAACATGTTGCCGTGTGCACCGCCTCCTGAACCGAAGTATCAACTTCGAAGGACAAGCTCTGCCCCTTTCTGA
- the LOC122667097 gene encoding 14 kDa zinc-binding protein-like, whose product MASEMEAALATVPSDSPTVFDKIINKEIPSTVVYEDDKVLAFRDIAPQAPTHIQIIPKIRDGLTRLSKAEERHCEILGHLLYTATLVAKQEGLDDGFRIVINDGPKGCQSVYHLHIHLIGGRQMNWPPG is encoded by the exons ATGGCTTCTGAGATGGAAGCTGCCCTAGCAACTGTTCCATCTGATTCTCCAACCGT ATTTGacaaaatcataaataaagaaattccTAGTACCGTGGTTTATGAAGATGATAAG GTTCTTGCATTCAGAGACATTGCACCCCAAGCTCCCACACACATCCAAATCATCCCCAAAATTAGGGATGGATTAACACGTCTCTCTAAG GCTGAGGAGAGGCACTGTGAGATTCTTGGCCACCTTCTGTACACTGCTACGCTAGTTGCTAAACAGGAAGGCCTTGATGATGGCTTCAGGATTGTAATCAATGATGGGCCCAAAGGAT GTCAATCTGTCTATCACCTTCATATCCACCTTATTGGGGGACGGCAAATGAACTGGCCACCTGGCTAA